From Penicillium digitatum chromosome 5, complete sequence, one genomic window encodes:
- a CDS encoding RTA1 like family protein: MPQSSYSSKRAPKSSAKNAHPRPSTPESNIMRNLEMSPKTNQSRKLSNTQASDKKRRASPSSVSSVSSVSSLEDLSDEADDSEEDADDEQEPAVRAPSYGRRRDNKAGRQPTINKRRHVLHDSSDSSDGNDGNDSDVSSDDVYAAVDYITDAEDEEQDVEKMEEMMIVESEKTHRPLPSAGFADDEWAINSFDDFMFLPAASFFDEEQLYSAMETFGEPQVTSEAAETPVARRVHFEERSDSSSDSDSHSDDDIPGDFLQQDSLDPQLRRMIENDNESYQRNTRRQSEEMFGDADYGHGSIYHVESEGSSEGSLSGYESDDGDTTDEDLPPPATITHPRSLLRRDSSDSLAPVDEKSDCIPRRRGPIMGTFVADPHKPVALVDCTGKHLVIIPAYASSRHDWLDSAANSMPGTANTSPRQTTLQLVDESDTDALASPNQVDFSPMLASSANLMMTALGNDLNPGGQVMGPPEAFYPSQDFTIDSSFEEDEEDDPESALNVDDFIDFGNGSSDEDEDMGKQFDDDAMGSPMPFAKSRGTPTPSRKSESQAANSEERFLNHLDKGIVTAFRRNHNRYQALLRLPQHREFMPANSPARPASVFRHAKNNDQRTPTRKRKSSSIAGGEAVRRKLMDAQQRRSQLPIPAPL, encoded by the exons ATGCCTCAAAGTTCATACTCTTCTAAGCGGGCCCCTAAGAGCTCCGCTAAGAACGCTCACCCCCGCCCCTCAACCCCCGAGTCCAACATCATGCGAAACCTCGAAATGTCACCCAAGACCAATCAGTCTCGAAAGTTATCCAATACCCAAGCATCCGATAAAAAACGGAGAGCTTCACCATCGTCGGTCTCAAGTGTCTCTTCGGTTTCGTCCCTTGAGGATCTGAGTGACGAGGCAGACGATTCAGAAGAAGATGCAGACGACGAGCAAGAACCAGCAGTTCGGGCCCCGTCTTATGGTCGTCGCCGAGACAATAAGGCGGGGCGCCAACCCACAATCAACAAGAGAAGACATGTCCTACACGACAGCAGTGACAGTAGTGACGGCAATGATGGCAATGACTCGGATGTGAGCTCAGATGATGTGTATGCCGCTGTGGACTACATCACAGAtgccgaagatgaagagcaagacgttgagaagatggaagaaaTGATGATCGTGGAGTCTGAGAAAACCCACCGCCCGTTGCCTAGCGCTGGATTTGCCGATGATGAGTGGGCTATCAACTCCTTCGACGATTTCATGTTCCTTCCAGCTGCATCCTTCTTCGATGAAGAGCAGCTATACAGTGCCATGGAGACCTTTGGAGAGCCTCAGGTGACCAGTGAGGCCGCGGAGACACCAGTCGCTCGGCGTGTTCACTTCGAGGAGCGATCGGATTCGTCCTCTGATAGTGACTCTCACAGTGACGACGACATTCCCGGTGACTTCTTACAGCAGGACAGCCTGGACCCACAGTTGCGTCGTATGATCGAAAACGACAACGAAAGCTACCAGAGAAATACACGCCGGCAATCGGAAGAGATGTTTGGCGATGCAGACTACGGCCATGGAAGCATCTACCACGTTGAGTCTGAAGGATCCTCCGAGGGTAGTTTGAGTGGTTACGAGA GTGATGATGGTGACACCACAGACGAGGATCTTCCCCCACCAGCAACTATCACCCACCCTCGATCCCTTCTCCGCCGGGATTCGTCCGACTCTTTGGCCCCTGTGGATGAGAAGAGTGACTGTATCCCCCGCCGCCGTGGGCCCATCATGGGAACCTTTGTAGCAGACCCCCACAAACCCGTAGCCTTGGTCGACTGCACTGGCAAGCATCTCGTCATCATTCCCGCGTATGCCTCCTCTCGCCACGACTGGCTGGACTCTGCCGCCAACAGCATGCCTGGAACTGCCAACACCAGCCCTCGCCAGACTACACTGCAATTGGTTGATGAGAGCGACACGGATGCACTCGCCTCCCCCAATCAGGTTGATTTCAGCCCAATGCTGGCTTCGAGTGCCAATCTCATGATGACTGCTCTCGGCAATGATCTCAACCCAGGAGGCCAGGTCATGGGTCCCCCCGAGGCATTCTACCCTTCTCAGGACTTCACCATCGACAGCTCGttcgaagaagatgaagaagatgacccGGAATCTGCTCTCAACGTCGACGACTTCATCGACTTTGGCAATGGATCctccgatgaagatgaggacatgGGTAAGCAGTTCGACGATGATGCCATGGGCTCCCCGATGCCCTTTGCCAAGTCCAGGGGTACACCTACCCCCAGCCGCAAGTCCGAGTCGCAAGCAGCCAACAGCGAGGAGCGCTTCCTAAATCATCTAGACAAGGGCATTGTTACCGCCTTCCGTCGCAATCACAACCGCTACCAGGCCCTCCTCCGCCTTCCCCAGCACCGCGAGTTCATGCCCGCAAACTCTCCTGCGCGTCCTGCCAGTGTCTTCAGGCACGCCAAGAACAACGACCAGCGCACTCCCACCCGCAAGCGAAAATCAAGCAGCATTGCAGGCGGTGAGGCTGTGCGACGCAAGCTAATGGATGCTCAGCAACGTCGCTCTCAGCTACCCATCCCAGCACCTCTCTGA